A single Nicotiana tabacum cultivar K326 chromosome 5, ASM71507v2, whole genome shotgun sequence DNA region contains:
- the LOC142180802 gene encoding uncharacterized protein LOC142180802, whose product MASKGMNLRYIPPSIQKGKTIVKLEQEDIEEESEKWKMAIIMYVIGDSPSMEAAERFLVTQWRFAEKHQVYYHNDDYFVIRFKSIEDKEKVLLSEPNTINNRPVIMKEWSADFNFQNEVLKTIPIWVKFPKLPLSCWGMKSLSKISSGLGTPVYADECTTNIARISYARVLIEMNITRPLPTSITVQDPKGGVFEQEV is encoded by the coding sequence ATGGCTTCAAAAGGCATGAATCTGAGATATATTCCACCAAGCATCCAGAAAGGGAAGACAATTGTGAAATTGGAGCAGGAGGATATAGAAGAGGAGAGCGAGAAATGGAAAATGGCTATAATCATGTATGTTATTGGAGACTCTCCATCGATGGAAGCAGCGGAGAGATTTTTAGTAACACAGTGGAGATTTGCAGAGAAACATCAAGTTTACTATCATAATGATGATTATTTTGTCATCCGATTCAAAAGCATAGAGGACAAAGAGAAGGTGTTGCTATCAGAACCAAATACAATCAACAACAGACCAGTGATAATGAAGGAATGGTCGGCAGACTTTAATTTTCAGAATGAAGTGCTCAAAACCATACCAATTTGGGTGAAGTTTCCTAAACTTCCTCTAAGCTGCTGGGGTATGAAGTCATTAAGTAAAATTAGCAGTGGATTAGGTACCCCTGTATATGCAGATGAGTGTACTACCAATATTGCACGCATATCATATGCAAGAGTCCTTATTGAAATGAATATTACTAGACCACTTCCTACGAGCATTACTGTGCAGGACCCTAAGGGAGGGGTATTTGAACAGGAAGTGTAA
- the LOC107831516 gene encoding TLC domain-containing protein At5g14285-like, which yields MEILEPNLVGFTLVFSIIYLFGYLIIFKDWKEKVRPDASSCIMSLAHGTPAVILSIYSMLQTSFQNLDISIQNSPFQEMILEYSIAYFLVDLLHYLVFYPSDVLFIAHHLATLYVFLTCRFVVHHGGATLLGLLFLAEITSPCQNTWSLARYRKNKVPMAAKFYEKLSPLFYMFYSLVRGVLGPLFVYKMGLAFASGKADGVISRPMWISWMVVIVSAIFVSILWISNLWIDFFRERLRKELKKCN from the coding sequence ATGGAAATCTTGGAGCCAAATCTTGTTGGATTCACTCTTGTATTTTCTATAATCTATCTGTTTGGATACTTGATCATATTCAAAGATTGGAAAGAAAAAGTGAGGCCTGATGCATCAAGTTGTATAATGTCTTTAGCTCATGGTACCCCTGCAGTAATCTTATCAATATACTCAATGTTACAAACTTCATTCCAAAATCTTGATATTTCCATCCAAAACTCACCATTCCAAGAAATGATACTTGAATACAGCATTGCTTACTTCTTAGTTGACCTTTTACATTATTTGGTCTTTTATCCAAGTGATGTGCTTTTCATTGCTCATCATTTAGCTACCCTTTATGTATTTTTAACTTGTCGATTCGTCGTTCATCATGGTGGAGCTACTCTTCTTGGCCTTCTTTTTCTAGCTGAGATCACAAGTCCTTGCCAGAACACATGGAGTCTTGCTAGATATCGAAAGAACAAAGTCCCTATGGCTGCTAAATTTTATGAAAAATTGTCACCACTTTTTTATATGTTTTATAGTTTGGTTAGGGGGGTTCTTGGACCCTTATTTGTTTACAAGATGGGTTTGGCTTTTGCAAGTGGAAAAGCAGATGGTGTGATTTCTAGGCCTATGTGGATTTCTTGGATGGTTGTGATTGTAAGTGCAATCTTTGTTAGTATTTTGTGGATTTCTAATCTTTGGATAGACTTTTTTAGAGAAAGACTGAGGAAGGAGTTGAAGAAATGTAATTAG
- the LOC142180803 gene encoding uncharacterized protein LOC142180803, with translation MKVITWNVRGVNKVYKQKELMEFIKVNKVNVIAIIEHRVKECKDRQVINKIVPNWEGISNISLNNKGRIWLLWDPKVAIVKEINMHSQYIQAEIKCATNAMTYHFIAVYGLHIVQDRKELWRKLREIENKQQEPWLVMGDFNAIFEVEDRIHETMVQDHEIRDFREFVEDAGMTELKAIGRSFTWTNSHVFSKINRAIVNGKWMSKMPPIQVHVLDPYFSDHSPLCIELGSQQKQHLDHLDL, from the coding sequence ATGAAAGTCATCACTTGGAATGTGAGGGGGGTGAACAAGGTGTATAAGCAAAAGGAGTTAATGGAGTTTATCAAGGTAAATAAAGTAAATGTCATAGCTATTATTGAACATAGAGTAAAGGAATGTAAAGATAGGCAAGTGATAAACAAAATAGTACCTAATTGGGAAGGGATCTCAAACATTTCTTTGAATAATAAGGGGAGAATATGGCTACTATGGGATCCAAAAGTTGCTATAGTGAAGGAAATCAATATGCATAGTCAATACATACAAGCTGAAATAAAATGTGCTACCAATGCAATGACCTATCATTTTATTGCTGTATATGGCCTCCATATAGTGCAGGATAGAAAGGAATTATGGAGGAAGCTTCGAGAGATAGAAAACAAGCAACAAGAACCATGGTTAGTAATGGGAGACTTCAATGCCATTTTTGAGGTAGAGGACAGAATACATGAAACTATGGTGCAAGACCATGAGATAAGGGATTTTAGAGAATTTGTAGAAGATGCTGGTATGACTGAACTAAAAGCAATAGGGAGGTCATTTACATGGACAAATAGTCATGTCTTTAGCAAAATTAACAGGGCAATAGTAAATGGAAAGTGGATGAGCAAGATGCCTCCTATTCAAGTTCATGTTCTAGACCCATATTTCTCTGATCACTCTCCCTTATGTATTGAATTGGGAAGTCAACAAAAGCAGCACCTAGACCATTTAGATTTATGA
- the LOC142180804 gene encoding uncharacterized protein LOC142180804, which yields MASRLIANQGKSAIYFGGVTEQIQEQIIKELVFSVGTLPFRYLGVPLSSKRLTIGQCHPLLERMVGIMTSWTAKMLSYAGRLQLIRSVLIAIQQFWRLNVVDIYTWNKAAILKHFWNLCKKKDRLWVQWYLEEAGVTIDEFLKGEKYAIKTVYNKMRDKHPEVQWRKLICNNQGCPKWLFILYLTLHDRLYTKMRLEKWNTGYDTTCALCDSEEEDIQHLLFKCPNTSQVWQKILDWQGIQRQTMGWKEEVEWAGKNASGNSA from the exons ATGGCTTCTAGATTAATTGCAAATCAAGGAAAGAGTGCTATATATTTTGGAGGAGTAACAGAACAGATACAAGAGCAAATTATAAAGGAGCTAGTATTCTCTGTTGGAACTCTACCTTTCAGATACTTGGGAGTGCCATTAAGTTCAAAAAGGCTAACTATTGGGCAATGCCACCCACTTCTGGAAAGGATGGTGGGAATAATGACCTCATGGACAGCAAAAATGCTATCTTATGCAGGGAGATTACAGTTGATTAGAAGTGTACTCATAGCTATTCAGCAATTCTG GAGGCTCAACGTAGTTGATATATACACATGGAATAAAGCTGCAATTCTTAAACATTTCTGGAACTTATGCAAAAAGAAAGATAGGCTGTGGGTTCAATGG TATTTGGAGGAAGCAGGGGTAACTATAGATGAATTCCTAAAAGGTGAGAAATATGCTATCAAGACAGTGTATAACAAGATGAGAGACAAACATCCCGAAGTGCAATGGAGGAAACTGATCTGTAATAACCAGGGTTGTCCTAAATGGTTATTCATATTGTACCTTACACTACATGATAGGCTATACACTAAGATGAGATTGGAGAAATGGAACACGGGGTATGACACAACATGTGCACTATGTGATAGTGAGGAAGAAGACATTCAACATTTGCTCTTTAAATGTCCAAATACTTCTCAAGTATGGCAAAAAATACTGGACTGGCAAGGAATTCAGAGACAAACTATGGGATGGAAGGAAGAAGTTGAATGGGCTGGGAAAAATGCGTCTGGAAATAGTGCATGA
- the LOC107831849 gene encoding uncharacterized protein LOC107831849 — MEEQIKAEFLKNGFALDDEAEILNKCLTFCIQYNLSPSDLVSSWDVYSLNRGLELMVQSSHMGAFLQQLQNERREDIVKKEPGLHFYSSDISMILNDEYEDTKEIILGTPTDKRKSSQAETTASAQKTNGSISTSRKHLETITPFGQRRNKFVVQFSLNEKANGESMKIEHDQENPNDDIIKRVQPSKRCSLQIISSQPEPGCKFMYDRMENKFNFLESRIKDHATALVASGLHEEPTDPTVASQRSVFAVGMICCEEEGRLKEKPILLQSSVEHSGGQRVRLDLQNLNHFSIFPGQVVGVEGHNPSGHCLIASKIVDHIPLSVSSTGNPAPSKKQAMDQDLQSTNASCAMPELSLIIAAGPFTTVDNLFFEPLTELLSYARRKQPQLIILLGPFIDSDHPEIKKGTVNRTFDEIFEDEILARLRDYGEYMGSAARVILVPSVRDANHDFVYPQPAFDIHSPDLEYQINSITNPGVFCANEVKVACCTVDVLKQLSAEEISRNPQGGSKQRMTTLANHILNQHSFYPLYPPAEGIPIDYSLAPEALQMSTVPDILILPSDLAHFVRVISLGERSEEEEVKCICVNPGRLSRGEGGGFFVELNYHGSCDLSSASVIRI, encoded by the exons ATGGAAGAGCAAATCAAAGCTGAATTCCTGAAAAATGGCTTCGCTCTCGATGATGAAGCAGAAATTCTTAACAAAT GTCTTACATTCTGTATACAATACAACCTAAGCCCTTCCGATCTCGTTTCTAGCTGGGACGTTTACTCTCTCAACAG GGGGCTGGAATTGATGGTGCAGAGTTCACATATGGGTGCATTTCTACAACAATTACAGAATGAACGGAGAGAGGACATTGTTAAAAAGGAACCTGGTTTACATTTCTACTCCAGTGATATTTCTAT GATATTGAATGATGAATACGAGGATACCAAGGAAATCATTCTAGGTACCCCAACAGATAAACGAAAGTCATCACAAGCAGAAACAACTGCTTCAGCACAAAAAACTAATGGGAGCATTTCCACCTCCAGAAAGCATCTAGAAACAATTACACCCTTCGGACAAAGAAGGAACAAGTTTGTGGTGCAGTTTTCTCTCAATGAGAAGGCCAATGGAGAAAGCATGAAAATAGAACATGATCAGGAGAACCCCAATGATGACATCATAAAGAGGGTCCAACCAAGCAAAAGATGTTCTTTGCAAATCATTAGCTCTCAACCTGAGCCAGGGTGCAAGTTCATGTATGACAGGATGGAAAATAAG tttaATTTTCTTGAAAGCCGAATAAAAGATCATGCAACAGCACTTGTAGCCTCTGGATTGCATGAGGAACCAACTGATCCTACTGTTGCTTCACAG AGATCTGTATTTGCTGTTGGAATGATTTGTTGTGAGGAAGAAGGGCGTTTGAAGGAAAAGCCTATTTTACTGCAAAGCAG CGTTGAGCATTCTGGAGGTCAGCGTGTGCGCCTTGACTTGCAAAACTTGAACCACTTCTCTATTTTCCCTGGCCAG GTGGTTGGTGTTGAAGGGCATAACCCAAGTGGCCACTGTCTAATTGCATCAAAAATTGTTGATCACATTCCTTTGTCGGTTTCTTCCACGGGAAATCCCGCACCTTCTAAGAAGCAAGCAATGGATCAAGATCTTCAGTCAACCAACGCCTCATGTGCTATGCCAGAGCTGTCATTG ATTATAGCTGCAGGTCCTTTTACAACTGTTGATAACTTATTCTTCGAACCTCTTACCGAGCTTCTATCATATGCACGTCGCAAGCAGCCTCAATTGATCATCCTG CTAGGACCATTTATAGATTCGGATCATCCCGAGATCAAGAAAGGAACCGTGAATAGGACATTTGATGAAATCTTTGAGGATGAAATTCTTGCGAGG TTGAGAGATTATGGAGAATATATGGGTTCTGCTGCTCGGGTGATTCTTGTTCCATCTGTTCGAGATGCTAACCATGACTTTGTTTACCCTCAG CCAGCCTTCGACATTCACTCACCCGATCTAGAATATCAG ATAAATAGCATTACAAATCCTGGAGTATTCTGTGCAAATGAG gTGAAAGTGGCTTGCTGTACGGTGGATGTTCTTAAACAGCTTAGTGCGGAGGAGATTTCACGAAATCCACAAGGGGGATCAAAGCAACGAATGACAACTCTTGCAAACCATATATTAAACCAGCACAG CTTCTATCCTCTATATCCACCAGCTGAAGGCATACCCATTGATTATTCTCTTGCTCCAGAAGCTCTTCAGATGTCAACTGTCCCAGATATACTCATCTTACCCTCGGACTTGGCTCATTTTGTTAGG GTGATCTCCCTTGGGGAAAGAAGTGAAGAGGAAGAAGTAAAGTGCATTTGTGTGAATCCTGGACGACTTTCAAGGGGAGAAGGAGGAGGTTTCTTTGTGGAGCTTAATTACCACGGAAGCTGTGATTTGTCTAGTGCTTCAGTTATTCGTATATAG